One genomic segment of Paenibacillus sp. FSL H8-0332 includes these proteins:
- a CDS encoding MMPL family transporter encodes MSTFLYRLGKSAYAKPWAFIAVWIIVLGVVGTLIGVNGIQSSSEMKIEGTESQKVLDKLTKELPAAAGGQASIAFTAPDGERLDTPERTALLLKAINDVYNMEYVINPVELAAQAAADPAAAADPAAAAGQAAADPAAVSGQADPAAAAQAAPFGPLIVDGAPVPGVMLSANGSIALFQFQFTVQQTSLPSEVPDNIIDTVTEVEQSGSGITAIPSDSLKSMPAIGSTEAIGVAVAAIVLFLTLGSVVAAGLPLLTALLGVGISVGGAFALGSLIQMNDITPVLAVMIGLAVGIDYSLFIVNRQRRLILDEKLSAAEAASRALGTAGSAVFFAGLTVIIALCGMLVIGIGFLSTMALVAAASVLINVLLALSLLPALLGLVGERIVTAKARTKHSIAAKKSQNSFSHRWANATVKYRWAIIILVVLVLGTAAIPVTKMELGIPSGASANLDTPARQSYDVISKGFGEGFNGPLLLVAEPKNPTDTLSMQVVGKLVQELQMHDNVALVSPLGLNPTGKLAIISLIPKTGPTDTATRDLVQELRDPASSLTTGNNINLGVTGFTAINIDMSSKLSDAFPVYIGIIVILSLIILLLVFRSIIVPIKATVGFVLSIIATFGVTTAVYQWGWLHSLFGFDTGGPLLSFMPILVTGILYGLAMDYQVFLVSSMREAYVHGRHGKESVIHGYDLASRVVLAAGVIMVSVFAGFIFAPDAMIKQIGFALAFGILIDAFIIRMTLVPAVMAVFGDKAWWLPKWLDRLLPNLDVEGDKLIAKLNAESGQNK; translated from the coding sequence ATGTCTACCTTTCTATACCGCTTAGGTAAATCGGCTTATGCCAAGCCTTGGGCCTTCATTGCAGTCTGGATCATTGTACTCGGAGTTGTAGGCACCCTGATTGGAGTCAACGGCATTCAATCCAGCTCCGAGATGAAAATTGAAGGCACAGAGTCGCAAAAAGTGCTGGATAAGCTGACAAAAGAGCTGCCCGCTGCGGCCGGAGGCCAGGCTAGTATCGCCTTCACGGCTCCGGACGGAGAACGTCTGGATACGCCTGAGCGTACAGCTCTGCTTCTAAAAGCTATTAATGATGTATACAACATGGAATATGTCATCAATCCTGTAGAGCTGGCAGCACAAGCAGCTGCTGATCCTGCCGCCGCTGCTGATCCTGCCGCCGCCGCTGGGCAAGCTGCCGCCGATCCTGCCGCTGTTTCGGGCCAAGCCGATCCTGCCGCTGCTGCTCAGGCAGCACCGTTCGGTCCGCTGATCGTTGACGGCGCTCCCGTTCCCGGCGTGATGCTGTCGGCTAACGGCAGTATTGCCCTATTCCAGTTCCAGTTCACGGTTCAACAGACATCTCTGCCATCGGAGGTGCCGGATAATATCATCGATACCGTAACTGAGGTTGAACAGTCCGGTTCAGGCATTACCGCGATTCCAAGCGACTCGCTCAAAAGCATGCCGGCCATTGGTTCCACGGAAGCGATCGGCGTAGCCGTTGCTGCCATCGTATTGTTCCTGACGCTGGGCTCGGTTGTCGCCGCAGGCTTGCCGCTGTTGACCGCGCTTCTCGGAGTCGGCATCAGCGTCGGAGGTGCCTTTGCCCTCGGCAGCCTGATCCAGATGAACGATATTACACCGGTTCTTGCCGTGATGATCGGTCTCGCGGTAGGGATCGACTACTCGCTCTTCATTGTGAACCGGCAGCGCCGTCTGATCCTGGATGAGAAATTAAGCGCAGCAGAAGCAGCAAGCCGGGCACTCGGCACCGCCGGCAGCGCTGTATTCTTCGCCGGTCTGACCGTAATTATCGCCCTGTGCGGCATGCTCGTCATTGGCATCGGCTTCTTATCGACAATGGCACTTGTGGCTGCGGCCAGTGTTCTCATCAATGTATTGCTGGCATTGTCCCTGCTGCCTGCGCTGCTCGGCCTGGTCGGTGAACGGATCGTAACCGCCAAGGCCCGGACCAAGCACAGCATAGCCGCCAAAAAATCCCAGAACAGCTTCTCTCACCGCTGGGCAAATGCTACGGTGAAATATCGCTGGGCCATCATTATACTCGTGGTGCTGGTTCTGGGCACAGCCGCAATCCCGGTGACCAAGATGGAGTTGGGTATTCCATCCGGCGCCTCGGCGAACCTGGATACTCCGGCCCGCCAGAGCTATGATGTCATCTCCAAAGGGTTCGGCGAAGGCTTCAATGGCCCGCTCCTGCTCGTAGCAGAGCCGAAGAATCCGACTGATACCCTCTCGATGCAGGTCGTAGGCAAGCTGGTGCAGGAACTGCAAATGCATGATAACGTTGCACTCGTGTCCCCGTTGGGCTTGAATCCCACCGGCAAGCTCGCCATTATCAGCCTGATTCCGAAGACAGGGCCCACAGATACCGCAACCAGAGACCTTGTACAGGAGCTGCGCGATCCAGCATCCAGCCTGACCACCGGCAACAATATTAATCTTGGCGTGACCGGCTTCACGGCCATCAATATTGATATGTCCTCGAAGCTGTCCGATGCCTTCCCTGTGTACATCGGGATCATCGTTATCCTGTCGCTGATCATACTGCTGCTGGTGTTCCGGTCGATTATCGTACCTATCAAAGCAACCGTCGGCTTCGTGTTAAGTATTATTGCCACCTTCGGCGTAACCACCGCCGTCTATCAATGGGGCTGGCTGCATTCGCTGTTCGGCTTCGATACCGGCGGACCGCTGCTGAGCTTCATGCCGATCCTGGTCACCGGTATTCTGTACGGACTCGCTATGGATTATCAGGTCTTCCTCGTCAGCTCGATGCGAGAAGCTTATGTCCACGGCCGCCATGGCAAGGAGAGTGTTATTCACGGCTATGATCTGGCCAGCCGGGTCGTACTGGCCGCAGGTGTGATCATGGTATCCGTCTTCGCCGGCTTCATCTTCGCCCCGGATGCAATGATTAAGCAGATCGGCTTCGCCCTGGCCTTCGGTATCCTGATCGATGCCTTCATCATCCGGATGACGCTCGTTCCGGCCGTCATGGCCGTCTTCGGCGACAAAGCCTGGTGGCTGCCGAAATGGCTGGACCGCCTGCTGCCGAATCTCGATGTCGAAGGCGATAAGCTGATCGCCAAGCTGAATGCTGAGAGCGGACAAAACAAGTAG
- a CDS encoding GNAT family N-acetyltransferase, with protein sequence MNIIELDLAQNQQEISRLLEEHSRRMDSSIPPYQREVLSLAAYENGIFVGGITGELVWNILNVHLLAVDPGYRGHGLGKALLEELEARAAGRGCKVSELTTMSWQAPHFYQKQGYEIFGEIKDCPHEGQTKYYLQKRLKTGSPS encoded by the coding sequence ATGAACATCATAGAACTGGATCTTGCTCAGAATCAGCAGGAAATCTCCAGACTGCTAGAGGAACACAGCCGCCGCATGGACAGCAGCATTCCGCCTTATCAGCGTGAGGTACTCTCCCTCGCCGCTTACGAGAACGGCATCTTCGTTGGCGGCATTACCGGGGAACTGGTCTGGAATATCCTGAACGTGCACTTGCTGGCCGTTGACCCCGGATACAGGGGGCATGGACTCGGGAAGGCTCTGCTGGAAGAGCTTGAAGCCAGAGCAGCGGGGCGCGGCTGTAAGGTTAGTGAATTAACCACCATGAGCTGGCAGGCACCGCATTTTTATCAGAAGCAGGGGTATGAGATCTTCGGTGAAATCAAGGATTGTCCGCATGAAGGCCAGACGAAATATTATCTCCAGAAACGACTGAAGACCGGGTCCCCCTCTTAA